Below is a window of Aeromonas veronii DNA.
AGCGCAACAACGTTGTTGTTTCCCGTCGTGCCGTGATCGAGACCGAGAACACCTCCGAGCGCGAAAGCCTGCTGGCTAACCTGCAAGAAGGTCAAGAAGTTAAGGGTATCGTCAAGAACCTGACCGACTACGGTGCATTCGTAGATCTGGGCGGTGTTGACGGCCTGCTGCACATCACCGACATGGCGTGGAAGCGCGTTAAGCATCCTTCCGAAATCGTCAACGTTGGCGACGAGATTGCTGTCAAGGTTCTGAAGTTCGACCGCGAGCGTACCCGTGTATCCCTGGGTCTGAAGCAGCTGGGCGAAGATCCCTGGGTTGCTATCGCCAAGCGTTACCCGGAGACCACCCGTCTGTCTGGCCGCGTGACCAACCTGACCGACTATGGCTGCTTCGTTGAAATCGAAGAAGGCGTTGAAGGCCTGGTACACGTATCCGAGATGGATTGGACCAACAAGAACATCCACCCGTCCAAAGTTGTTAACGTTGGCGACGTGGTTGACGTGATGGTTCTGGACATCGACGAAGAGCGTCGTCGTATCTCCCTGGGTCTGAAGCAGTGCAAATCCAACCCGTGGCAGCTGTTTGCCGAAACTCACGCCAAAGGCGACCGTGTTTCCGGCAAGATCAAGTCCATCACTGACTTCGGTATCTTCATCGGTCTGGATGGCGGCATCGACGGCCTGGTTCACCTGTCTGACATCTCCTGGAACAACCAGGGCGAAGAAGCCGTGCGTGAATTCAAGAAAGGCGACGAGATCGAAGCCGTTGTTCTGCAAGTGGATCCGGAGCGTGAGCGCATCTCCCTGGGTGTCAAGCAGATCGAAGAAGACCCGTTCAACAAGTACCTGGCTGACAACAAGAAAGGTGCTATCGTGAAGGGTAAGGTTACCGAGGTTGATGCCAAAGGTGCCGTTATCGAACTGGCTGACGGCGTAGAAGGCTACCTGCGTGCCTCCGATGCTGCTCGTGACCGTGTAGAAGACGCCACTCTGGTGCTGTCTGTTGGTGACGAAGTAGAAGCTAAATTCATGGGCGTTGATCGTAAGAACCGCACCGTAAGCCTGTCTGTCCGTGCTAAGGACGAGGCTGATGAGCGTGTTGCTATCGATAGCCTGAACCAACAAGAAGAAGTTGTGTTCAGCAATGCTATGATGGAAGCGTTCAAAGCCGCCAAGGGTGAGTAATCCTTGATGCAAGAAAAGGGCGGCATTGCGCCGCCCTTTTTTATCCTGGCAAAAATGACTATTGCATGTGATCGGGGAAGGAGATTTAACGTTATGACCAAATCAGATCTCATCGAACAACTGGCATCCAGCCGCATGCATATGCCGGCCAAGGATGTCGAAGCCGCCATCAAGGAGATCCTTGAGCAGATGGCATCGACCTTGCAAAACGGCGACCGGATTGAAATCCGCGGATTTGGCAGTTTTTCACTGCACTATCGTGCGCCCAGAGTGGGCCGCAACCCCAAGACTGGGGACAAGGTTGAACTGACCGGGAAATATGTCCCTCACTTCAAACCTGGTAAAGAGTTGCGCGAGCGCGTCAACATCGCTGAATAATGCAGAAATGGGCATACCTCGGGTATGCCTTTTTTGTTTGTGGCACTGATTCCTGTGCCAATCGTCTTGTTTCTTAAACTCTTTTCCCATTCACTCTAGAGTCTGCCTGTGATTTTAAGGATAATCAGCCTCTCATTAGATACTGACAGGGAGCTCATATGAAGCGTATTTTGGCCCTCATTCCGCTGGTGCTGGTGTTTGTTCTGACCTTGGCGCTGGGCTCACAAAATGGCCAGCTGGTTCAGTTCAATTACCTGATCGCTCAGGGTGAGTTCTCACTCGCGATGTTGTTGGGTTTCTTCTTCGCTGGTGGTTTTTTGCTGGGCTGGCTGGTCTTCGGCCTGCTGTTCCTGCGCCTGAAAATGCAAAACCGCACCCTCAACCGCACCATGCGTCGTCAATCTCGCGAGTTGGAGCTGGCCCGGTCACCGGGTAAGGAATAATGTTCCTCAATGCTTGAACTGCTTTTCCTGCTGTTGCCCATCGCAGCCGGTTACGGCTGGTACATGGGTCGCAGGAGTGTTCGCCAGGACACCCAGAAACAGAGTAACCAGTTTTCCCGCCAGTATGTGGCGGGCCTCAACTATTTGCTGTCCGATGAATCCGACAAGGCGGTGGATCTCTTTATCCAGCTGCTTGAGGTGGACAGTGAAACCATCGAAACACACCTCTCCCTCGGCAACCTGTTTCGCCAGCGGGGGGAGGTCGATCGTGCCATCAAGATCCACCAGAACCTGGTGAGCCGCCAACTGACCCTGGAGCAGCGTCAGCTTGCTTTGCAGGAGCTGGCGCGCGACTTTCTGGCTGCCGGTCTGCTCGATCGGGCCGAAGCACTCTGGAATGAGCTGTGTGACGACAGCGATTTTGAGGAGACGGCGCTGGCACAGCTGTTGATCATCCATCAGCAGCTGCGGGATTGGGACAAGGCCATCGATGTGGCGGTTCGTCTGCAAAAATTCCAGGGCAAGAAGCTGGCCGGCCCCATTTCCCACTTCTATTGTGAACAAGCCGAGATCGCGCTGCGGGACGGCAATAAAGGGGAAGGGCTCGCCAAGCTCAAACGGGCGCTCAGTATCAATCCGGCCTGTGCCCGGGCCAGTTTGCGTCTTGCTGAGCTCGCCATGGCAGCGGGGGAGTATGAGCAGGCCAGCAAGGAGTTGCTGCGGGTGTTCGAGCAGGATATCGACTTTGCGTCTGAGGCAATGCCCAAATTGCTCGAGTGCTATCAGCAGCTGGGCCGCACGCCAGCGTTGATCCCGCTGCTTGAAAAGGCGGTGGAAGATCACGCCGGCGTCAGCGTGACCCTTGCCCTTGCCAAGCTGGTTGAAGAGCGTGATGGCCTGAGCCAGGCTCGTTCACTGGTGCTGCGTCAGCTGCGTCGTCATCCGTCGATGAAAGGTTTTTACCAGTTGGTGGGTTTTCAGCTGGCCAGTGCGGAGGAGGGGCCTGCCAAGGAGAGCCTCGAACTGTTGCAGCAGCTGGTCGGCGAGCAGATCAAAATCAAGTCAACCCACAAGTGTCGGCAGTGCGGCTTTGCCACTCACTCGTTGTTCTGGCAGTGCCCGTCTTGTCGCCAGTGGGGTTCCATCAAGCCGATCCGTGGTCTGGACGGTGAATAACAAGCAATAGGATGTGAGATGCAAGATCCCAAAGTACTGGTAGCGCTGGATTATCAGCACGAGGCAGCTGCCTTAGCGTTTGTTGAACGTATCTCTCCGGCCCAGTGCCGTCTCAAGGTGGGCAAGGAGATGTTTACCCTGTTTGGCCCGCAGTTTGTACGCCAGCTGGTGGCCAAGGGATTCGATGTCTTTCTGGATCTGAAATTTCACGATATTCCCAATACCGTTGCCAAAGCGGTGGCAGCCAGTGCCGAACTCGGTGTCTGGATGGTCAACGTGCATGCCAGTGGTGGTGAGCGGATGATGCGCGCTGCCAAAGAGGCGCTACTGCCTTATGGCGACAAGGCGCCGCTGCTGATTGGGGTCACCGTGCTGACCAGCATGGAGCAGTCCGACATGATCCCCCTCGGTCTGGATGTGAGCCCCGCCGAGCAGGTGATCCGGCTGGCTACCTTGACCAAGGCATCCGGTCTGGATGGGGTGGTCTGCTCTGCCAACGAGGCCCATGAGCTGAAAGCCTTGCTGGGCGCCGAGTTCAAGCTGGTGACCCCGGGCATTCGCCCGACCGGTGCAGCGGCCGGGGATCAACGCCGGGTGATGACACCCAAAGCGGCGGTCGAAGCGGGCGCCGATTATCTGGTTATCGGTCGCCCCATTACCCAGGCTGCCGATCCGGCCGCCATGCTGGCCAGCATCAATGCCGAGCTGGCTGGTGCGTAACAGGCGCACTCAATGAGACGTTAGTGATACAGGGTGCAGGCCGAGCAACAGGCCTGCACCAGCCCCGATAAGATGAGAACCTATGTGTACCCTGGCATTGATCAGGGTGGCGATCGGGCTCTCTCCTGCGTTGTAGACGTCCATCACCAGCTTGAGCCCCATCCCTGCTAGCAGCAGCCAGCCCGATGTGCGGCGTCCATGGCGAATATCCTGCATCGCCCCCCAGACAAACAGGCCATGCAGCGAGCCGGATAGCCCCATGTACCACTGGGTCTGCGGGCACCACCACCAGATCCCCAAGCCCACGGCCAACCAGAGCAGCAACATCAGCAGCGGCAGGCGAGCCTGACCCAGATAGTCGCGAAACAGGCTATAGAGGATGGCGAGGCCGCCCAGATTGAGCAGCAGGTGCCACAGATTGGTATGGGCCAGATTGCCTGTTATGATCCGCCACCCTTCGCCCCCGGCGATCAAGGGCCGATCGAAGGAGAGCTGAAGATTGGGAATGGTAAAGAAGAGGAGCAAGCTGGTGAGAGAGAGCGTGATAACCCAGAGCAATCCAGATTTGTCTGACAACATGAAACAGTCCAACGACAAGAACAGTCGATACTGTACACGTTGCACCCGAGCCCTCAAAGCCTGCCTGTGCGATTATATTGTGCCGGTTGACAACCACACGCCCCTCACCATCTTGCAGCACCCCAACGAGGTGGCACATCCCAAGGGCACCGCGGCGCTGCTGGCGGCCTCTTTGCAGCAGTGCGAGATCCATGTGGGGGAGGACTTTTCCCGCGATGAGTGGCTCAATAGGTTGCTCGCAGATCCTTCCCGTCGCTGCTATCTACTCTGGCCGGATGAGGATGCCATTGCGCTGACCGATCTGCGCCAGCAGCGGGAGAGTGAATCCTCTGGCGAAACGTCCGTCGCCTTTATCTTGCTCGATGGCACCTGGCGCAAAGCCTACCGCATGTTGCAGAGCAACCCGGCACTGGCCCGCTTACCTCGCATCGGCATTGGTGCCATTGCCGGTCAATATGCCATTCGCAAGAAACCCTTTCCCGATGCCCTCTCTACCATAGAGGCGGGCTATCACCTCTTGTCCCGGTGGGAGGGGAGGCCGGAGCGCTATGCGCCCTTGCTGACCCTGTTCAACCGGTTGAATACCCAGTGGCAGGACTTTGCCGAAGGCCGCCGCGCGTGACATTTCAAGGAGTTATCAAGATGAAAAAAGCAGTCGTGGTTTTCAGTGGCGGTCAGGACAGTACTACCTGTCTGGTGCAGGCATTGGCTCAGTATGATGAAGTGCACGCCATCACCTTCGACTATGGGCAACGCCATCGGCAAGAGATCGACACCGCGCGCCGTCTGGGCCGTGCGCTGGGGATCGCCGCCCACAAGGTGATGGATGTGACGCTGCTCAATGAGCTGGCGGTCTCTGCCCTGACCCGTGAAGACATTCCGGTCAGCTGCGAGCTGCAGGATAACGGGTTGCCCAACACCTTCGTGCCGGGCCGCAATATCCTGTTCCTGACCCTGGCCTCCATCTATGCCTATCAGGTGGGCGCTGAAGCGGTGATCACCGGGGTGTGCGAGACCGACTTCTCCGGCTATCCCGATTGCCGTGACGAGTTCGTCAAGGCCCTCAATCAGGCGGTGTCGCTGGGGCTGGATCGCGGCATCCGTTTTGAAACTCCCTTGATGTGGCTCGACAAGGCCGAGACCTGGGCGCTGGCGGATCACTATGGTCACCTCGACACGGTGCGCCAGCAGACCCTGACCTGCTACAACGGCATTGCTGGCGACGGTTGCGGCACGTGTCCGGCGTGTGAACTGCGCAGTCGCGGCCTGAACAACTATCTGGCCGACAAGGCGGGCATCCTGACCAGGCTGTTTGAGAAAACCGGGCTGGGTGAGAAAAGCGCAGAGTGAGCCTGCGTCTTGCCGTGGCTTGGGGTATAATCCGCGGCTTTTGCAACAAGCCGTGATCGAGATGCACTACCCAATCAACGAGATTTTCCAGACCATCCAGGGGGAGGGCATCTTTACCGGCCTGCCCGCCATCTTTGTTCGCCTGCAGGGTTGCCCGGTGGGCTGCCCCTGGTGCGATACCCGTCATACCTGGGTTGTTGATCCGGCTCGTGAAGTGGGTAAAGAGGCGGTGCTGGATCGCGCCAATGAATCCGATTGCTGGAGCACACTCAGCACCACGCAGATTATCAAGAGCTTTAGCGATCTGGGTTATCAGGCGCGCCATGTGGTGATCACCGGTGGCGAGCCCTGCCTCTACGATCTGCACGAACTCTCGTCAGCCTTGCTGGCGGCGGGTTATCAGGTGCAGATTGAAACCAGTGGCACCAGCGAGATCAAGACCCATGAGCAGACCTGGGTCACTGTTTCGCCCAAAATAGGCATGAAAGGGGGGCTGCCTGTGCTGGTCTCGGCGCTGGCGCGGGCCAACGAGATCAAGCATCCGGTGGCCACCGAGCACCATATTGAAGAGCTGGATGCGCTGCTCGCTACTGCGACCCTGCGCCCTGATGTGGTCATTGCCTTGCAGCCGATCAGCCAGAAGCCCAGGGCCACCCAATTGGCGATGGATACCTGTATCGCCCGTAACTGGCGACTCTCCATCCAGACTCATAAATATCTGGATATCGATTAATATGGATTGGCTCTCCGACCAGCAGGTGCTGCTGACCCTGACCAACAAGATGCTTTACGGGAAATATCAGGGGCGGCGTATCATCGATATTCCCGAGCCCTATCTGGTGTGGATGGCGCGCAGCGTTTTTCCGGCGGGTAAATTGGGCCAGACCCTGGCGTTGGCTTACGAAATCAAACTCAATGGTCTCGAGTCCATGATTATTCCCATTATTAACAGGATGTCGGTATGAGAATATATACGAGGCAGGGCGACAAGGGCATGACCCGGCTGGCCGATGGTATCTCATTGCCCAAGGATCATTTGCGGGTCGAGACCTACGGTTATATCGATGAGCTCAACTCCCATATTGGCTTGCTGATGTGTGACGTGCCGTCACAAGAGGTCGGCTTATTGGCTGATTTACAGCTGTTGCAACAGGAGTTGTTTGATCTGGGGGGCGAGTTGGCATTCTCCAGCGATGCCCAGAATGAATCGATTTGGCAGGTTAATGCCGCCTGGACTACTCGCCTTGAACAGCAGATAGATCGTTATAGCGAGCCATTGCCACCGCTGCGCCAATTTATATTACCCGGTGGTGCCCGTGCCGCGGCGCAAGCGCATGTGGTGCGAACACTGGTGCGTCATTGCGAGCGCTTGCTGCTGACCTTGAGCCGGGAAGAGCGGATCAATCCCGAGGTGCTGCCCTATTTGAACCGGATGAGTGACTGGTTCTTTACCGTTGCCCGCTATCTCATCTGCGTGGCAGAGGCGCGTGAAGTGCTGTGGGTAAAGGCAGCTGATCGCCCGCAATCGACTCTCTGAGTGGAGCCTGCGGGCTCATAGGGGCCATCTATTTTCTCGACCCGGATCAGAACCTGAGCGAGCTAGGTCGCTACCTTTGAATTGGGCACGACAGAGGGGAATGGGGTTGCCGTATCAAGGGTTTGCCCCGGCCGCCGGGTCTTGCGCTGTGAGCTGGCCCGCAATAGTGTCGCTGGTGCGGCGGAGGTGGTGATAATCCGGCGTGCTGTGGCAGGCGATGTGGTAATGTGTCGCACTTTTTTGCCGGATAGGCCGGCATTGGCCTCGTTGAAATGGGAGCCGTATGCAGAAAATCGACGTAGTGGAGAGGGTGATGCCGCAGATCATGTGTCCGGCATGGCCAACGCACGCAACCGTACAACAGGATCGGGTTCATCCCCTCAGGCAGGTGACCCATGCTGACTAACGAATCCATGCGCCTGAACAAATACATCAGCGAGAGCGGTATCTGCTCGCGCCGCGAGGCCGACCGCTTTATCGAGCAGGGCCACGTCTTTATCAACGGCAAGCGCGCCGGGATTGGCGATCAGGTACAGGTTGGCGATCTGGTGAAGGTGAACGGTCAGGTGATCGAGCCGCGCGAGGCGGACAGTCTGGTCTTTATCGCCCTCAACAAGCCGGTGGGCATCGTCAGTACCACAGAGGCGGGCGAGAAGGACAACATCGTCGATTTCGTCAACCACAGCACCCGGGTCTTCCCCATCGGGCGTCTCGACAAGGATTCGCAGGGGCTGATTTTCCTCACCAACCACGGCGATCTGGTCAACAAGATCCTGCGGGCGGGCAACGATCACGAGAAAGAGTATCTGGTGACCGTCGACAAGCCGGTGACCGACGAGTTTGTGCGCGGCATGGCGGCCGGGGTGCCGATCCTTGGTACTGTGACCAAGAAGTGCAAGGTGAAGAAAGAGGCGCCGTTCGTCTTTCGCATCACGCTCGTGCAGGGGCTGAACCGCCAGATCCGCCGCATGTGCGAGCACTTCGGTTTTGAAGTGACCAAGCTCGAGCGCATCCGCATCATGAACGTCAGCCTAAAGGGGCTGCCGGTGGGCGAGTGGCGCGATCTGACCGACGACGAGCTGATCGATCTGTTCAAGCTGATTGAGGACTCCTCCTCCGAGGTGAAACCGGCCAAAGGTGACAAACCCAAGGCAGCCAAGGCCCCTGCGGCGCCAAGCGCCAAACCGGGGCAGGGCAAGAAGCCGCGCCGCGATGATGATCACGAGATTGGCGGTCGCCCCAATGTGCCGGGCCCGGAAGCCTTCGAGAAGAAGCCTCCGGTGGGCAAGGTGGGCGCGGGCAAAGGGGCGGCCAATAAGGGCGGCGCTGGCAAAAGCAGTGCAGGCAAAGGCGCCCCCAACAAGGGTGGCAAACCGGCCGCAGGCAAGCCGCGCACCGCTAACGTCGGGCGGCAAAAGAAGGGGCGCTGAGTTTTCCCCCTGAGCAGCGTCAGCCTTATCTTCTTATCCGCAACACACCGGCCTCAGGCCGGTGTGTTGCGTTGAGCGGCTCTGATCGCCCGCGGCGATGAGGTGATGGGGCCGCAGTGAGTGGCTGTATGGGGGAAACTGACGCCGGAAAAAGCGCAACAAAACGCGGGATTGGATCAGTGATCCTTCCCCTCTGCCAGCTTGCGCTCGTAGTCATTTTTCACGATGGTCAGCGCTGCCAGCACCAGCTCGGGGGCCAGCTGGTTTGTTTCCAACAGTTCGATCAGATCCACCGCGAGTTTCACCTCGGGCGGGGCAGTGTCCAGTGACATGGGCAGTTTCCGGTTGCGGGAATAAGGGGCGAGTATACAGGGACGCCGCCGTTGGCTGAAAGCGCCCCGCTGTGTCGGGGAGGGGGATCAGCAAGGTCAGAGGTGCTGACGCATCTCCTTGTCGATCTCCTCGCGCAGGGCAATCAGCTTTTTGGCGTACTGCTGTAACTGCAGATCGCTCTCGCTCACCGGTTGCCACTGAGGCACCGGGGTCGGTTTGCCCTGCTCATCCATCGCCACAAAGATGATAATGCAGTGGGTGGTCTTGTGGCGTTCGGTCTCGGTGGGGTGGCGGCTGTAGACATCCACCGCCAGATGCATGCTGGTGGTGCCGGTGTGGATGACCTGAGCGTGCACCTCAACCAGCTGCCCAATCTGGATGGGGCGCAAAAAACGGATCCCCCCCACATAGACGGTCACCGCATAGCCGCCACACCAGCCGGCGGCGCAGGCGTAGCCCGCCTGATCGATCCACTTCATCACCATACCGCCGTGTACCTTGCCGCCGAAGTTGACGTCAGAAGGCTCGGCCAAAAATTGCAGGGTCAGTTCGCGGGGTGAGGCCATGGGTCCTCCTTGGTTTGGCGTCATTGCCGGTAGCTCTTGCGATAGGCATCTGCCTGTTGGCAGGGGGCCAGGTTGTTGAGATCGGGCCGCTTGTTACCTTCGCGCTGGCCGAAGCTGGCGAACTCCTGCTGGCATTTGCCGGTCTTGCCGCCCGCCTTGACGCAGGCATCGATCCGCTGCTGCTTGCCCTGTTCGACCAACTGCTGCTGGGCCTGCTGGCAGGCGGCATCCAGCTTGGCTTGCTGGGTAGAGCGATCGAGCTCGCTGGCGGCATTGGCGGGGCCGCACAGCAGGGCCAGGCCGAGGGGGATCCATGGGGTGAGGGTACGCATCCGGTTGCTCCTTGTTGACCTGTTTCAGGTATACCGCGAATGGCGGCAGGATGCACTGAGGCCGGCGCAATAATGGGGGCCCATTCACTGTTGGTTCATGAGTCTGGCGCCAGCATGGGCCGAACAATAGCGAGGTGTCACCATGAAACAGATACTGGAACAGTTGCTGGGGGCTGGCAAAGGCTGGCTCAACGACGGGGGCGACAAGCGCAAGGGGCAGATGCAGGGGGCGCTGGCCGGTGGCGCGCTGGGTCTGCTGCTGGGCAATAAAAAAGTACGCAAATATGGCGGCACAGCGGCTGCCGTGGGCGGCGCTGCGGCCCTTGGCGGGTTGGCCTTCAAGCTCTATCAGGATTGGCAGGCCCAGCAGTCGGCCCCAGCCCAGCCCACCCATCCCGTTAGTACGCTGGAAGGCAATGCGCTGGATGCCCGCGCCGCTCTGCTGGTACGCGCCATGGTGGCGGCAGCCCGGGCCGACGGCCATATCGATGGCGCCGAGCGCCAGAAAATTCAGGAGTACCTGACCGAACAGGGCCAGAGCGATGCCGCCCGCTGGATTGACGCCGAGCTGGCTCGCCCGCTCGATCCCCACGCACTGGCGCGGGAAGTGACCGATATGGAGCTAGCCACCGAGGTCTATCTCGCCTCCCTGCTCGCCATCGAGGTGGATCACTTTATGGAGCGCGGTTATCTCGACGAGCTGGCCCGTGCCCTCAAGCTTGATGACAACCTCAAAGGCAGCATAGAGCGGCAGGTGGCCCAACTTAACGCTCCAGCCTGATACCGCCTGCAGCCATGGAAATCGAGTTGAGCTATCGGGAGATAAAGCACAGCCTGCAACCGCACCGGTTGACCCTGCGCAGCCAGATGGTAAAGATGGCGGCGAGCCTGAAGGGGGACACAGCGAGTCGGCCGGTTCACATGGCGTCGGTTTATCTCATCCATGATGAGCGGCATGCCGTACATGTCACCGGGGGCTATCCCGAAGCGAGTGGCGGAGCGGAATAAGCAGGCGGGAACGTTTGTCTTACCGGATCGGAGGGCGCGACGTTACCTCTGCTTCGTGAAGCCAAGGCCACAGAAGTAAAGTGTGATAAAAGCCAATAAAAACAATGCCAGTCAGGCTTAACTGACAGGCATTACCATCAATTGACAGCCCCTTTCTCTTGATGACGGCGATGCAGGTAATGGTTAAGCGGGATCAGGGATAGATGCTGACCTCAATCAGGTTCTGATCCGGGTCGAGGAAATAGACGGATTCTATCGTTCCGCAAGCCCCGCTTTTGGTCACCGGCCCCTCGACAATCTCCACCCCGTAGCAGGCAAGTTGAGCCATTACCTGCTCCAGCGGCCAGCGGGTGATCAGGCAGACATCTCCCGACCCCACCTGCGCCCGATTGCGCGGCTCCTGCCCCAACAGTTGCAGATTGATCTTCTGGTTGCCAAAACCCACCGCCCGGCGCCCCGCACCGAAGGTGATGGCCTCCATATTGAGCACCGAGCTGTAAAACGCCACGGCCCGTTCGATATCGCTGACCGTCAATACCAGATGGTCGATATGGCTGATCATGGTTACCTCCTGGTGGTGATCTGGCTGATGTGACCGACATATACCCGCAAACATCCGACTGCTGCCGCCACGGCGGGCAACCCCATCATACCCGGCAAGGGAGAGCCCATTTGTGCCGTGGCGCGCAAAGAGGGCGCAAATGGTGATGTAATTTTTAAGGGGTGTTCAGTTGGGCGTTGTGATGGCTGCTATTGTCGCGTTCGGCTAACTCTTCACTGGCGTTAATGCTTCTGGAGTCATCACAATGAGCGGGATGGCCAGCGCCTGACTCAACCGCTCCGCCAGTTCGTAGGCAGGGCCGATGGTGTCGTAGTCTGCCACACAGGTTGCCAAGGCACAGCCGCTGCTCTCTTCGACTCGCAGGTAAACGCTGTAGCCTTGAACGGTCAGACCGCTGTCACGCACCACCTGTATCTCACCTTCCTGATTGATGGCCTCCAGTTCAACCGCTACCGGTTTCTTGAACATCTGTACTCCTCAGTCACTGCAGATAGTGGCAGTAATAAAGTCCAGCTGGGCGTAAGAAAAAAATTATGCTGCCACATCTTGAATCTGTGAGCCACGTGAAAAAATTAATAATACGGGCTCCATAACCAAACATGCCACCGATAATAACATGCTGATTTAGATGAAAAAATGATATTATCTCTTTCTTCTATAGACAATGTTCGAGGCTCGTGCGTGATGCAACAATGCGGTATTTATGAACAACTCATGACTCAACTGCTGACATCTCGACTCGACCGCGAGCGCTTTTACATAGGGGAACGCCAGCTTGAACCTGCCGAAGCGGCAGTCTGGTTATCCAGATTTCTGAGCCGGGTTTTGGAATATGCGGTGGGTTCGGTCACTGGAGAGGAGCAGCTGCAACGGCAGATTGAGCTGGCTAACCAGTTATTGCTTTGGCTAAAGGATCGCACCCAAGACCCAGACTTTATTGGCGAGAACCTCATCGATAGTCAGGGAAAAATTCTGACAGCGCTCTACCAGTTGGATAACCCCATCTCCGCCAATTTAAAGCAATATGCCGAGGATATTTTCCCTCTGACCGGTCTAACGCAAAGTGAGCTGTTCTGCGGCAGCAATGCGGGTTTGTCGATGGAGTCGGAGATTAAACGGGAGATATTATCGGCAGATAGCATCTGCTGGCTGGTCTCATTTATCAAATGGGCAGGTATCCGTATTTTCCGTCATGAGCTGGAAGAGTTCACCCACAGCGGCCGCAAATTAAAAGTAATTACTACCTCTTATATGGGGGCAACCGACGCCAAGGCAGTTGAATTTTTAGCCAGCCTCCCAAATACCGAAGTCAAACTCAGCTATAACACCCAGCGCGAGCGGTTGCATGCCAAGAGCTATCTCTTTTGCCGAAATACCGGCTTTCATACCGGCTATATAGGTTCCTCCAATCTCTCTCACTCTGCCCTCACCAGTGGTTTGGAGTGGAACCTAAAAATCACCTCGCAAGAGATCCCGCATATTATCGAGAAATCCCTGAGTACCTTTGAAACCTATTGGGAATCCGATGATTTTGAGCTGTTTGATGGCAAGCTGGAAAGCCGTACAAAATTGCAGCATGCGCTGCAAGAGGCCCGTGGCGATGGGGACAAAAATAGCACTGCCTATTTCTTTGATATCACGCCGTTCCCCCATCAACAGGAGATCCTTGAGCAATTGGCGATGGAGCGCGCTTTACACCAGCGCTTTCGTAACTTGGTGGTAGCGGCTACCGGTACAGGAAAAACTCTGATCTCCGCCTTTGATTTCGCGCGTTTTTTGAAAACCAAACCCGATGCCAAGTTTCTGTTTGTCGCCCACAAAGAGGAGATCTTGCGCCAAGCATTGGCCTCATACCGCGGTGTGCTCAAGCAATCCAATTTTGGCGAACTCTTGGTCGGCGGCGCCGTGCCAACCCACTACCGTCAACTATTTGCCTCAGTGCAATCCTTGAATAACCAGCTGGCTAATTTGCGTCTTAGCCCAGACTATTTCGATTACATCGTCATTGATGAGGTTCACCATATTGCGGCGGCCAGTTATCGCGGTCTGCTCGCCGCCTTTGAACCTCACATTCTGTTGGGATTAACCGCAACGCCAGAGCGCCATGATGGCGGTGATATTCTCGCTGACTTTTGTGGTGTGATCGCCGCTGAAATCCGCTTGCCAGAGGCCATCAATCGTCGCCATCTCTGCCCATTCCAATATTTTGGT
It encodes the following:
- the rrtA gene encoding rhombosortase; translation: MLSDKSGLLWVITLSLTSLLLFFTIPNLQLSFDRPLIAGGEGWRIITGNLAHTNLWHLLLNLGGLAILYSLFRDYLGQARLPLLMLLLWLAVGLGIWWWCPQTQWYMGLSGSLHGLFVWGAMQDIRHGRRTSGWLLLAGMGLKLVMDVYNAGESPIATLINARVHIGSHLIGAGAGLLLGLHPVSLTSH
- the ihfB gene encoding integration host factor subunit beta — encoded protein: MTKSDLIEQLASSRMHMPAKDVEAAIKEILEQMASTLQNGDRIEIRGFGSFSLHYRAPRVGRNPKTGDKVELTGKYVPHFKPGKELRERVNIAE
- the lapB gene encoding lipopolysaccharide assembly protein LapB; the protein is MLELLFLLLPIAAGYGWYMGRRSVRQDTQKQSNQFSRQYVAGLNYLLSDESDKAVDLFIQLLEVDSETIETHLSLGNLFRQRGEVDRAIKIHQNLVSRQLTLEQRQLALQELARDFLAAGLLDRAEALWNELCDDSDFEETALAQLLIIHQQLRDWDKAIDVAVRLQKFQGKKLAGPISHFYCEQAEIALRDGNKGEGLAKLKRALSINPACARASLRLAELAMAAGEYEQASKELLRVFEQDIDFASEAMPKLLECYQQLGRTPALIPLLEKAVEDHAGVSVTLALAKLVEERDGLSQARSLVLRQLRRHPSMKGFYQLVGFQLASAEEGPAKESLELLQQLVGEQIKIKSTHKCRQCGFATHSLFWQCPSCRQWGSIKPIRGLDGE
- a CDS encoding lipopolysaccharide assembly protein LapA domain-containing protein, which gives rise to MKRILALIPLVLVFVLTLALGSQNGQLVQFNYLIAQGEFSLAMLLGFFFAGGFLLGWLVFGLLFLRLKMQNRTLNRTMRRQSRELELARSPGKE
- the pyrF gene encoding orotidine-5'-phosphate decarboxylase, giving the protein MQDPKVLVALDYQHEAAALAFVERISPAQCRLKVGKEMFTLFGPQFVRQLVAKGFDVFLDLKFHDIPNTVAKAVAASAELGVWMVNVHASGGERMMRAAKEALLPYGDKAPLLIGVTVLTSMEQSDMIPLGLDVSPAEQVIRLATLTKASGLDGVVCSANEAHELKALLGAEFKLVTPGIRPTGAAAGDQRRVMTPKAAVEAGADYLVIGRPITQAADPAAMLASINAELAGA
- the rpsA gene encoding 30S ribosomal protein S1; protein product: MIESFAQLFEESLNAVETRQGSIVKGTVVAIENGFVLVDAGLKSESAIPAEEFKNAMGELEINVGDSVDVALDSIEDGFGETKLSREKAKRHEAWLQLEKAYEEQATVIGIINGKVKGGFTVELNGIRAFLPGSLVDVRPIRDTAHLENKELEFKVIKLDQKRNNVVVSRRAVIETENTSERESLLANLQEGQEVKGIVKNLTDYGAFVDLGGVDGLLHITDMAWKRVKHPSEIVNVGDEIAVKVLKFDRERTRVSLGLKQLGEDPWVAIAKRYPETTRLSGRVTNLTDYGCFVEIEEGVEGLVHVSEMDWTNKNIHPSKVVNVGDVVDVMVLDIDEERRRISLGLKQCKSNPWQLFAETHAKGDRVSGKIKSITDFGIFIGLDGGIDGLVHLSDISWNNQGEEAVREFKKGDEIEAVVLQVDPERERISLGVKQIEEDPFNKYLADNKKGAIVKGKVTEVDAKGAVIELADGVEGYLRASDAARDRVEDATLVLSVGDEVEAKFMGVDRKNRTVSLSVRAKDEADERVAIDSLNQQEEVVFSNAMMEAFKAAKGE
- a CDS encoding DTW domain-containing protein, with product MKQSNDKNSRYCTRCTRALKACLCDYIVPVDNHTPLTILQHPNEVAHPKGTAALLAASLQQCEIHVGEDFSRDEWLNRLLADPSRRCYLLWPDEDAIALTDLRQQRESESSGETSVAFILLDGTWRKAYRMLQSNPALARLPRIGIGAIAGQYAIRKKPFPDALSTIEAGYHLLSRWEGRPERYAPLLTLFNRLNTQWQDFAEGRRA